CAACTCGTTCTCCACGAGCTTGGTGCGCAGCGTGGTGATGACGATTTTGGGCCGTTTCTTGCCCATGCGGTCGCGGATGTCGAGGAAGTTGTCGATGTTGGCCAGGGTCTTGTTCAGGTCCAGACCCATGCTCGCCCGGTAGGTTTCGGGCGAATAGCCGTTCACGCTGATCCACAGATTGTTCAGGCCCGAGGCGATGATCTCCTTGCTCATTTCCTTGGTCAGCAGGCTGCCGTTGGAGTTGATCTTGGTCTTGGTGCCCGGCCGCTTCCTTTTAGTGATGTCGGCCAGGATGCGCGGCATGCGCTCGTCCAAGAGCGGCTCGTTGGTCAGATAGGGGCTGATGCGGCTCATGAAGTGTCTGGAGCATTCGTCTACGATCTTGGCGATCAGCGCGTCGTCCATGCGGCCGTGCGGCACTTCCTTGGGCGTTTGCCCGTGCGGGCAGAAGATGCAGCGCGCGTTGCAGGTGGAGAGCGTCTGGAACTGGACGGTGCGAGGAAAGGGCGGCCGGAAGCGGCGGCCCGTGCGTGCCCAGGTCCAGAGCTTTTTCACGAGTCCGTCCGTCGGTGCGGGCATGTAGTACTTGGCCACGTGTCCTCCAAGGTGAACGAGCCCAGGCGCGCCCGTCCGTCCGGGAGTCCGCGCGCGGCCCTTCGGTTTCCGATTCTTGCCGGGAAATCTATATGAAGCAGGACCGCGAGGCAATACGGGCAGCGAGAGAGAGCGGTTTTAGGTGAATGCTATCTCTGTACACTCTGTATAAACAAAGGAAGAAATGTTTTCCAATAGTGCGCTTTTGGTTTCCGTAATAGACGTTTAAAAAGATGGATGTTCTCCCTCTTTAAAGAGGAGATGCTTTCCAT
The Alkalidesulfovibrio alkalitolerans DSM 16529 genome window above contains:
- a CDS encoding radical SAM/SPASM domain-containing protein; the protein is MAKYYMPAPTDGLVKKLWTWARTGRRFRPPFPRTVQFQTLSTCNARCIFCPHGQTPKEVPHGRMDDALIAKIVDECSRHFMSRISPYLTNEPLLDERMPRILADITKRKRPGTKTKINSNGSLLTKEMSKEIIASGLNNLWISVNGYSPETYRASMGLDLNKTLANIDNFLDIRDRMGKKRPKIVITTLRTKLVENELDYARKHWEQRDVVFKIHHMDNRAGEVVADHRPKDEPLKLKRHCDLFLKQAYIVENGDLIICCHDWRQSVVVGNIREKSIAEVWNSKHFVSLIHQYFAGDFSNLEICRTCR